A region of Colletotrichum higginsianum IMI 349063 chromosome 10, whole genome shotgun sequence DNA encodes the following proteins:
- a CDS encoding Aldo/keto reductase: protein MSPPASLPARRLAKTGPEITAIGVGLMGLSVAYGKPLPDEERLAFLDRAWELGATNWDTADAYGDNEDVLGKWFARHPERRADIFLASKFGLRVVFDDAGSYSVKIDSSPAYCREACERSLQRLGVDSIDLYYVHRLDEVTPIEKTIEEMVKLKNEGKIKYLGISECSSATLRRAHAVHPISAVQVEYNPWSLEIEGATGTNLLQTCRELGVTVFAYSPLGRGIMTGRFRSVDDFDEEDVRRKMPRYAGDNFRKNTELVDKFAAIGKERHGCTAGQLTLAWLLAQGEDVIPIPGTKRVEFLEENIGALKVALGEEEEKELRRLVDEADVQGERGALLGNYSDSPAL, encoded by the exons ATGTCACCTCCAGCAAGCCTTCCCGCCCGCCGCTTGGCCAAGACGGGCCCTGAGATTACCGCCATCGGCGTGGGTTTGATGGGACTCAGCGTCGCCTACGGCAAGCCATT GCCTGACGAAGAACGTCTCGCCTTTCTCGACCGCGCGTGGGAGTTGGGCGCCACGAACTGGGACACGGCCGACGCCTACGGCGACAACGAGGACGTCCTCGGCAAGTGGTTCGCGCGGCACCCCGAGCGCCGCGCCGACATCTTCCTGGCGAGCAAGTTTGGCCTGCGCGTCGtgttcgacgacgccggctcGTACAGCGTCAAGATCGACAGCTCGCCCGCGTACTGCCGCGAGGCGTGCGAGCGCAGTCTGCAGAGGCTCGGGGTCGACAGCATCGACCTGTACTACGTCCACCGTCTGGATGAGGTGACTCCCATCGAGAAGACGATCGAGGAGATGGTCAAGCTGAAGAA CGAGGGCAAGATTAAGTACCTGGGCATCTCGGAATGCTCCTCAGCCACCCTCCGCCGCGCCCACGCGGTCCACCCCATCTCGGCCGTACAGGTCGAGTACAACCCGTGGTCCCTCGAGATCGAAGGCGCCACCGGCACGAACCTGCTGCAGACCTgccgcgagctcggcgtcacCGTCTTCGCCTACTCGCCGCTCGGCCGGGGCATCATGACGGGGCGGTTCAGGTCGGTCGACGacttcgacgaggaggacgtgCGCCGGAAAATGCCGCGGTACGCGGGCGACAACTTCCGCAAGAACACGGAGCTCGTGGACAAGTTCGCCGCGATCGGCAAGGAGAGGCACGGCTGCACGGCGGGCCAGCTCACGCTCGCCTGGCTGTTGGCGCAGGGCGAGGACGTGATCCCGATCCCCGGCACGAAGCGGGTCGAGTTCCTGGAGGAGAACATCGGGGCGTTGAAGGTCGCGttgggcgaggaggaggagaaggagctgAGGCGGttggtcgacgaggcggacgtGCAGGGAGAGCGCGGCGCCTTGCTTGGGAACTACTCTGATTCGCCGGCTCTGTAA
- a CDS encoding Riboflavin transporter MCH5, which translates to MEEPRNDEQGLGTEEQANPSPVMPHRPSNDHASIEAFPEAPQPTLQTPKKTVLDTHDDIHDDNIEYPEGGFQAWMVVVGAWCAMIPPMGILNTISVLQGWLLQNELKGVPESKAGWIFSCYAFFITACGAQVGPVFDAFDIRVLLIPGSIGLVASMIFLSLSTEFYQMLLSFGVCGGISAAFLFNPALSAIGHWFCERRAFATGVACTAGGLGGIGFSLIIQYLAPRIGFPWAMRIIAFLSAGSLIVTNVFLRKRLPPKRKSKALIDFRLLRDVKFGVTVVAIFFVEFAVFIPYSYISSYAIEKGLGLQKSFLLNVLLNAGAIPGRMLPGYIADRVGAFNTMCVTSLCCGLLILGLWLAAGDVDAKIMSFTTLFGFWSGAAISLSPVCISRVCKIEDYGKSTGMAYFIASFGALVGIPLAGFLLKTGTEPYRNLIIFAGAAYMVAFVAFCGARGIAGGWKPALF; encoded by the exons ATGGAGGAACCTCGCAACGACGAACAGGGACTAGGCACAGAAGAACAAGCTAATCCCAGCCCTGTAATGCCTCATCGGCCCTCGAACGATCACGCAAGCATCGAAGCTTTTCCTGAAGCACCCCAACCCACACTTCAAACCCCAAAAAAGACTGTACTGGACACAC ACGATGATATTCACGACGACAATATCGAGTATCCCGAAGGCGGGTTCCAGGCCTggatggtggtggtcggCGCGTGGTGCGCCATGATCCCTCCGATGGGAATCCTCAACACCATTTCCGTTCTTCAGGGCTGGCTGCTACAGAATGAGCTCAAGGGTGTGCCCGAAAGCAAAGCAGGATGGATATTCTCATGCTACGCCTTCTTCATCACGGCCTGCGGGGCACAAGTCG GACCGGTATTCGATGCGTTTGATATCAGGGTACTCCTCATCCCAGGCTCCATTGGCTTGGTCGCCTCAATGATCTTCCTCAGTCTATCGACAG AATTCTATCAAATGCTCCTCTCCTTCGGCGTCTGCGGCGGCATCAGCGCCGCCTTCCTCTTCAACCCAGCCCTCTCCGCCATAGGCCACTGGTTCTGCGAGCGCCGCGCCTTCGCAACCGGCGTAGCCTGCacggccggcggcctgggcggcaTCGGCTTCTCCCTCATCATCCAGTACCTCGCGCCGCGCATCGGCTTCCCCTGGGCGATGCGCATCATCGCCTTCCTATCGGCGGGCAGCCTGATCGTCACAAACGTCTTTCTCCGGAAACGGCTGCCGCCCAAACGCAAGTCCAAGGCTCTGATCGActtccgcctcctccgcgaTGTCAAGTTCGGGGTCACGGTGgtggccatcttcttcgtgGAGTTTGCCGTGTTCATCCCGTATTCGTATATATCGTCATACGCTATTGAAAAGGGGCTGGGCTTGCAGAAATCATTCCTCCTCAACGTCTTGCTCAACGCCGGCGCGATTCCCGGTCGGATGTTGCCTGGAtacatcgccgaccgcgtAGGCGCCTTCAACACCATGTGCGTCACGTCTCTCTGCTGCGGCCTCTTGATCCTAGGACTCTggctcgccgccggtgacgtGGACGCCAAAATCATGTCCTTCACCACGCTGTTCGGCTTCTGGTCCGGGGCTGCCATCAGCCTGTCGCCCGTGTGCATCTCTCGCGTCTGCAAGATTGAGGACTATGGAAAGTCGACGGGCATGGCGTACTTCATTGCGAGCTTCGGTGCGCTGGTTGGTATCCCCTTGGCGGGATTCCTGTTGAAGACCGGGACTGAGCCGTATCGAAATTTGATTATTTTCGCGGGCGCAGCGTACATGGTTGCGTTTGTTGCTTTCTGCGGTGCTAGGGGCATTGCGGGTGGCTGGAAACCAGCGTTGTTTTAG